Proteins encoded within one genomic window of Bos indicus x Bos taurus breed Angus x Brahman F1 hybrid chromosome 18, Bos_hybrid_MaternalHap_v2.0, whole genome shotgun sequence:
- the LOC113875587 gene encoding sialic acid-binding Ig-like lectin 5 isoform X3, which translates to MPLLLLLLLPVVWEAPLAQRLELRQNVTVQEGLCVFVPCRFSLPWVSFGKFYMFWFRERADTKRDPPVATNKPEQKLREGTQGRFSVPGEPQAGNCSLSITDVNAGDSGTYFFQVETHFRKYAYLNKMLFLNVIGTVGSLRERKGHGKPGLGWGRHDKTPGQANKMPRGPALSFSLPSPALTHQPHVRSPGALEPGRPGNLTCSVPWACERATPPIFSWTSAAPSSLGPRTPFSSVITLTPRPQDHGTRLTCQVKFPTSGVMVKRTILLNVTYAPQHVAISIFQGNRTALKILQNTSSLPVQEGQALQLLCVADSNPPAQLSWFRGSPALEATPISSTGVLELPCVGAAEEGEFTCRAQNPLGSQNISLSLSVVSPPQLLGPSCSQEDEGLRCSCSSQARPAPSLRWRLGKGLLEGNFSNASFEISSSSAGPWANGSLSLREGLSSGLSLSCEALNVHGAQSGSVLLLPGKRQPWAGKVLGAVGGAGITVLLSLCLYLIFREEGMVCLPHAPN; encoded by the exons ATgccgctgttgctgctgctgctgctgccagtggTATGGGAAG cacCCCTAGCTCAGCGCCTGGAACTGCGGCAGAATGTGACAGTGCAGGAGGGCCTGTGTGTCTTCGTACCCTGCAGATTTTCCCTGCCCTGGGTTTCCTTTGGAAAGTTCTACATGTTTTGGTTCCGGGAAAGGGCAGATACAAAACGCGATCCCCCGGTGGCCACGAACAAGCCAGAACAGAAGCTGCGTGAGGGGACCCAGGGGCGATTCTCCGTCCCCGGGGAGCCCCAGGCCGGAAACTGCAGCCTGAGCATCACGGATGTCAACGCAGGGGACAGCGGGACATACTTCTTTCAAGTTGAGACACACTTCCGTAAATACGCATATCTAAACAAGATGCTCTTTCTGAACGTGATAGGTACGGTAGGGTCGCTCAGGGAAAGAAAGGGGCACGGGAAaccagggctgggatgggggcgCCACGACAAGACCCCAGGGCAGGCCAACAAGATGCCAAGGGGACCCGCCCTATCCTTCTCTCTGCCCTCACCAGCCCTCACCCACCAGCCCCACGTCCGCAGCCCGGGGGCCCTGGAGCCCGGCCGCCCCGGGAACCTGACCTGCTCTGTGCCCTGGGCCTGTGAGCGGGCCACGCCCCCCATCTTCTCCTGGACGTCAGCTGCCCCCAGCTCCCTGGGCCCCAGGACCCCCTTCTCGTCGGTGATCACCCTCACCCCACGGCCCCAGGACCACggcaccaggctcacctgtcagGTGAAGTTCCCCACAAGCGGGGTGATGGTAAAGCGAACCATCCTGCTCAATGTCACCT atgctccacagcacgtggccATCAGCATCTTCCAAGGAAACAGGACAG CCCTCAAGATTCTGCAGAACACCTCGTCCCTTCCCGTCCAGGAGGGCCAGGCGCTGCAGCTGCTCTGTGTTGCTGACAGCAACCCCCCTGCACAGCTGAGCTGGTTCCGGGGGTCTCCCGCCCTGGAGGCCACCCCCATCTCGAGCACCGGGGTCCTGGAGCTGCCTTGTGTAGGGGCAGCAGAAGAAGGGGAGTTCACCTGCCGGGCTCAGAACCCACTGGGCTCCCAAAATATCTCCCTGAGCCTCTCCGTGGTCT CCCCCCCGCAGCTGCTGGGCCcctcctgctcccaggaggacGAGGGTCTGCGCTGCAGCTGCTCCTCCCAAGCCCGACCAGCCCCCTCCCTGCGCTGGCGGCTGGGCAAGGGGCTGCTGGAGGGGAACTTCAGCAATGCCTCCTTCGAGATCAGCTCCAGCTCTGCCGGCCCCTGGGCCAACGGCTCCCTGAGCCTCCGCGAGGGGCTCAGCTCCGGCCTCAGCCTCAGCTGCGAGGCCCTGAACGTCCACGGGGCCCAGAGCGGGTCTGTCCTGCTGCTGCCAG GTAAACGACAGCCCTGGGCTGGCAAGGTCCTGGGAGCTGTTGGGGGAGCTGGCATCACGGTCCTGCTTTCTCTCTGCCTGTATCTCATCTTCAG GGAGGAAGGGATGGTCTGCCTACCCCATGCCCCAAATTAG